The following coding sequences lie in one Benincasa hispida cultivar B227 chromosome 6, ASM972705v1, whole genome shotgun sequence genomic window:
- the LOC120079611 gene encoding ubiquitin-like domain-containing protein CIP73 isoform X1, producing the protein MGSNFIDATTSCGEADGSETTIEIKLKTLDSQIYTLRVDKQMPVPALKEQIASVTGVLSEQQRLICRGKVLKDDQLLSAYHVEDGHTLHLVVRQPLPPSETLPNRPETDPNSSTSRVHSNRVAPGVVIETFSMPVQGDGVPPEINRIVSAVLSSIGLSNSVTGSEGMDVVREIDQQRSGERVIAAGMIDLNQHQSGDNGSRPLSDRFHGTSGHPSIPSLGSFPPPVIPDSLTTLSQNLGNMRRDFENIGRVGGNNSQEANIHGDEESSSNSSSRPSTAQESFPTPASLAEVMLSTRQMLTGEVSECLLQLARQLENHRNVTDPTLRMNTQSSAWRSGVLFNNLGAYLLELGRTMMTLRMGQNPSEAVVNAGPAVFISQSGPNPIMVQPLPFQQNASLGTVPMGAMQPGSALIHGLGSGFLPRRIDIQIRRGSPTTASNGNSEERSGAQQPLGQQEAARGVGENPTNQATTRIVEGPSVGGESGVRVVPIRTMVAALPGPFSRLPSNSSGNSFGLYYPVLGRFPHPASGNARAERGSQASSERQSTGLQSEQHTILESVVEQQNVEDAARDGGAQGTLESERQVPSNVVQFLRTLFPGGEINIEDASFQEISGSIPTHPSMASSSVANVQESESRTSDEGMFLSNIFHQIMPFTSQRGNEPDMPSVEANTSEHQNVPDSSTQWVCRLQMGMLKHLADVLIPKQVLQVQNVKRKIDTTKCD; encoded by the exons ATGGGAAGTAATTTTATCGACGCAACTACCAGCTGTGGTGAGGCTGATGGGTCTGAAACCACTATTGAGATTAAGTTAAAAACTTTAGATTCACAAATCTATACTCTCAGAGTGGATAAACAG ATGCCAGTCCCTGCTTTGAAAGAACAAATTGCTTCTGTAACTGGTGTGTTATCAGAACAACAACGTCTTATATGTCGAGGAAAAGTTCTCAAGGATGATCAGCTCTTGTCTGCCTACC ACGTTGAAGATGGTCACACCTTGCATTTGGTTGTCAGGCAACCTCTTCCGCCATCAGAGACTTTGCCCAATCGGCCAG AGACTGATCCAAATTCGAGTACGAGTCGTGTTCATAGCAATCGGGTGGCTCCGGGTGTGGTGATTGAAACTTTTAGTATGCCTGTTCAAGGGGATGGTGTACCCCCAGAAATCAACAGG ATTGTGTCTGCCGTTCTAAGTTCAATTGGACTTTCAAATTCTGTAACTGGCAGTGAAGGGATGGATGTTGTCAGG GAAATTGACCAACAAAGATCTGGAGAACGGGTAATTGCAGCTGGGATGATAGATTTGAACCAGCATCAATCTGGTGACAATGGCTCAAGGCCACTATCTGATAGGTTTCATGGCACTTCTGGACATCCATCAATTCCTTCTTTAGGATCGTTTCCTCCTCCT GTGATTCCTGATTCTTTGACAACTTTGTCTCAAAACCTTGGTAATATGAGGCGTGATTTCGAAAATATTG GCAGAGTTGGAGGAAATAATTCTCAAGAAGCGAATATTCATGGAGATGAGGAAAGCAGCTCTAATTCCTCATCTCGTCCAAGCACTGCCCAAGAAAGTTTCCCTACTCCTGCATCGTTGGCTGAAGTCATGCTTTCTACTAGACAAATGCTTACAGGGGAAGTCTCAGAGTGCCTACTT CAACTCGCAAGGCAACTGGAGAATCACAGAAATGTTACTGATCCTACATTAAGGATGAATACTCAGTCTTCTGCATGGAGAAGTGGAGTTCTATTTAATAACCTGGGTGCATATCTCCTAGAACTTGGTCGCACTATGATGACATTGCGAATGGGTCAAAATCCT TCAGAAGCTGTTGTTAATGCAGGACCTGCAGTTTTCATTTCCCAATCTGGTCCTAATCCTATAATGGTTCAG CCTCTTCCCTTTCAACAAAACGCAAGCTTAGGTACAGTTCCCATGGGAGCTATGCAGCCTGGCTCTGCACTAATTCATGGTCTTGGTTCTGGATTTCTTCCCAGGCGTATTGACATACAAATTCGAAGAG GTTCACCAACTACGGCATCAAATGGCAATTCAGAGGAACGCAGTGGAGCTCAACAGCCTTTGGGGCAACAAGAAGCAGCCAGAGGTGTGGGTGAAAATCCCACCAATCAAGCAACCACTAGGATTGTAGAGGGCCCAAGTGTGGGTGGAGAATCTGGAGTGCGAGTAGTGCCAATTAGGACCATGGTTGCAGCATTACCTGGACCCTTCAGCCGCTTACCTTCAAATTCTTCGGGTAATTCATTTGGGTTATACTATCCTGTTCTCGGAAGATTTCCTCACCCTGCTTCAGGAAATGCAAGGGCCGAGCGAGGAAGTCAAGCTTCATCAGAGCGTCAGTCTACTGGCCTCCAGAGTGAGCAACATACAATTCTTGAATCTGTTGTGGAACAGCAAAATGTTGAAGATGCTGCAAGAGATG GTGGGGCCCAAGGTACCCTGGAATCTGAACGACAAGTTCCCAGCAATGTTGTCCAGTTTCTTCGGACTCTCTTTCCTGGTGGTGAAATCAACATTGAAGATGCCAGTTTCCAGGAGATTAGTGGTTCTATTCCTACTCATCCTTCGATGGCATCAAGTTCTGTTGCAAATGTTCAAGAATCAGAATCAAGAACTAGTGATGAAGGAATGTTTTTGTCCAATATATTTCACCAAATCATGCCGTTCACATCTCAGCGAGGCAACGAGCCAGATATGCCTTCAGTAGAGGCAAATACCTCTGAGCATCAAAATGTTCCAGATTCTTCTACACAA TGGGTTTGCAGGCTTCAAATGGGGATGCTGAAACATCTCGCAGACGTGCTGATTCCGAAGCAGGTGCTCCAAGTTCAAAACGTCAAAAG AAAGATTGACACGACAAAATGTGATTAG
- the LOC120079611 gene encoding ubiquitin-like domain-containing protein CIP73 isoform X2 translates to MGSNFIDATTSCGEADGSETTIEIKLKTLDSQIYTLRVDKQMPVPALKEQIASVTGVLSEQQRLICRGKVLKDDQLLSAYHVEDGHTLHLVVRQPLPPSETLPNRPETDPNSSTSRVHSNRVAPGVVIETFSMPVQGDGVPPEINRIVSAVLSSIGLSNSVTGSEGMDVVREIDQQRSGERVIAAGMIDLNQHQSGDNGSRPLSDRFHGTSGHPSIPSLGSFPPPVIPDSLTTLSQNLGNMRRDFENIGRVGGNNSQEANIHGDEESSSNSSSRPSTAQESFPTPASLAEVMLSTRQMLTGEVSECLLQLARQLENHRNVTDPTLRMNTQSSAWRSGVLFNNLGAYLLELGRTMMTLRMGQNPSEAVVNAGPAVFISQSGPNPIMVQPLPFQQNASLGTVPMGAMQPGSALIHGLGSGFLPRRIDIQIRRGSPTTASNGNSEERSGAQQPLGQQEAARGVGENPTNQATTRIVEGPSVGGESGVRVVPIRTMVAALPGPFSRLPSNSSGNSFGLYYPVLGRFPHPASGNARAERGSQASSERQSTGLQSEQHTILESVVEQQNVEDAARDGGAQGTLESERQVPSNVVQFLRTLFPGGEINIEDASFQEISGSIPTHPSMASSSVANVQESESRTSDEGMFLSNIFHQIMPFTSQRGNEPDMPSVEANTSEHQNVPDSSTQASNGDAETSRRRADSEAGAPSSKRQKKD, encoded by the exons ATGGGAAGTAATTTTATCGACGCAACTACCAGCTGTGGTGAGGCTGATGGGTCTGAAACCACTATTGAGATTAAGTTAAAAACTTTAGATTCACAAATCTATACTCTCAGAGTGGATAAACAG ATGCCAGTCCCTGCTTTGAAAGAACAAATTGCTTCTGTAACTGGTGTGTTATCAGAACAACAACGTCTTATATGTCGAGGAAAAGTTCTCAAGGATGATCAGCTCTTGTCTGCCTACC ACGTTGAAGATGGTCACACCTTGCATTTGGTTGTCAGGCAACCTCTTCCGCCATCAGAGACTTTGCCCAATCGGCCAG AGACTGATCCAAATTCGAGTACGAGTCGTGTTCATAGCAATCGGGTGGCTCCGGGTGTGGTGATTGAAACTTTTAGTATGCCTGTTCAAGGGGATGGTGTACCCCCAGAAATCAACAGG ATTGTGTCTGCCGTTCTAAGTTCAATTGGACTTTCAAATTCTGTAACTGGCAGTGAAGGGATGGATGTTGTCAGG GAAATTGACCAACAAAGATCTGGAGAACGGGTAATTGCAGCTGGGATGATAGATTTGAACCAGCATCAATCTGGTGACAATGGCTCAAGGCCACTATCTGATAGGTTTCATGGCACTTCTGGACATCCATCAATTCCTTCTTTAGGATCGTTTCCTCCTCCT GTGATTCCTGATTCTTTGACAACTTTGTCTCAAAACCTTGGTAATATGAGGCGTGATTTCGAAAATATTG GCAGAGTTGGAGGAAATAATTCTCAAGAAGCGAATATTCATGGAGATGAGGAAAGCAGCTCTAATTCCTCATCTCGTCCAAGCACTGCCCAAGAAAGTTTCCCTACTCCTGCATCGTTGGCTGAAGTCATGCTTTCTACTAGACAAATGCTTACAGGGGAAGTCTCAGAGTGCCTACTT CAACTCGCAAGGCAACTGGAGAATCACAGAAATGTTACTGATCCTACATTAAGGATGAATACTCAGTCTTCTGCATGGAGAAGTGGAGTTCTATTTAATAACCTGGGTGCATATCTCCTAGAACTTGGTCGCACTATGATGACATTGCGAATGGGTCAAAATCCT TCAGAAGCTGTTGTTAATGCAGGACCTGCAGTTTTCATTTCCCAATCTGGTCCTAATCCTATAATGGTTCAG CCTCTTCCCTTTCAACAAAACGCAAGCTTAGGTACAGTTCCCATGGGAGCTATGCAGCCTGGCTCTGCACTAATTCATGGTCTTGGTTCTGGATTTCTTCCCAGGCGTATTGACATACAAATTCGAAGAG GTTCACCAACTACGGCATCAAATGGCAATTCAGAGGAACGCAGTGGAGCTCAACAGCCTTTGGGGCAACAAGAAGCAGCCAGAGGTGTGGGTGAAAATCCCACCAATCAAGCAACCACTAGGATTGTAGAGGGCCCAAGTGTGGGTGGAGAATCTGGAGTGCGAGTAGTGCCAATTAGGACCATGGTTGCAGCATTACCTGGACCCTTCAGCCGCTTACCTTCAAATTCTTCGGGTAATTCATTTGGGTTATACTATCCTGTTCTCGGAAGATTTCCTCACCCTGCTTCAGGAAATGCAAGGGCCGAGCGAGGAAGTCAAGCTTCATCAGAGCGTCAGTCTACTGGCCTCCAGAGTGAGCAACATACAATTCTTGAATCTGTTGTGGAACAGCAAAATGTTGAAGATGCTGCAAGAGATG GTGGGGCCCAAGGTACCCTGGAATCTGAACGACAAGTTCCCAGCAATGTTGTCCAGTTTCTTCGGACTCTCTTTCCTGGTGGTGAAATCAACATTGAAGATGCCAGTTTCCAGGAGATTAGTGGTTCTATTCCTACTCATCCTTCGATGGCATCAAGTTCTGTTGCAAATGTTCAAGAATCAGAATCAAGAACTAGTGATGAAGGAATGTTTTTGTCCAATATATTTCACCAAATCATGCCGTTCACATCTCAGCGAGGCAACGAGCCAGATATGCCTTCAGTAGAGGCAAATACCTCTGAGCATCAAAATGTTCCAGATTCTTCTACACAA GCTTCAAATGGGGATGCTGAAACATCTCGCAGACGTGCTGATTCCGAAGCAGGTGCTCCAAGTTCAAAACGTCAAAAG AAAGATTGA